In Archangium violaceum, the following are encoded in one genomic region:
- the istB gene encoding IS21-like element helper ATPase IstB produces MLNEPTMQKLHSLKLSALAAEWERQQKDPELAKLSFDERLGMLVDAEWLHRENARTARCLREAKLRLSSASLEDLDYAPKRELDKSLVRQLGSCRWVAEHQNVVITGATGTGKTYLACALAEAACRKGYKALYRRAPRLFDELTLAHADGSYARVLARLAKVDVLVIDDWGLAPLKEQERRDMLEILEDRYGNRSTLMTSQLPTTKWHDHLGDPTVADAICDRVLHNSHRVVLKGPSRRKEESAEK; encoded by the coding sequence ATGCTGAACGAACCGACGATGCAGAAGCTGCACTCCCTGAAGCTCTCCGCCCTGGCGGCCGAGTGGGAACGGCAGCAGAAGGACCCCGAGCTGGCGAAGCTGTCCTTCGATGAGCGGCTGGGGATGTTGGTGGACGCCGAGTGGCTGCACCGGGAGAACGCGCGTACGGCGCGCTGCCTGCGCGAGGCGAAGCTGCGGCTGAGCAGCGCGAGCCTGGAGGACCTCGACTACGCGCCCAAGCGCGAGCTGGACAAGAGTCTGGTGCGCCAGCTGGGCTCGTGCCGCTGGGTGGCCGAGCACCAGAACGTGGTGATTACGGGAGCCACGGGGACCGGCAAGACGTACCTGGCCTGCGCACTGGCGGAGGCTGCGTGCCGCAAGGGCTACAAGGCGCTCTACCGCAGAGCGCCCCGGCTCTTCGACGAGCTGACGCTGGCACACGCGGATGGCTCGTACGCGCGGGTGCTGGCGCGTCTGGCCAAGGTGGACGTGCTGGTCATCGACGACTGGGGGCTGGCTCCACTCAAGGAGCAGGAGCGCCGGGACATGCTCGAGATTCTCGAGGACAGGTACGGCAACCGCAGCACCCTCATGACCAGCCAGCTGCCCACCACGAAGTGGCACGACCACCTGGGGGACCCGACGGTAGCCGACGCTATTTGCGACAGGGTGCTACATAACTCCCATCGGGTCGTGTTAAAGGGCCCCTCCCGCAGGAAGGAGGAGTCTGCGGAGAAGTAG